In a single window of the Longimicrobium sp. genome:
- a CDS encoding SAM-dependent methyltransferase produces RIVREVVAAGFEVIPIPGASALLAALVASGVEADTFTFVGFPPRKGPERAELLEEVASSRRASVLYESPNRVAKLLADIAEAAGADRRVAVARELTKMHEEFFRGTASEGAAHFSAGEVLGEIVVVVAGRTVDAPAEGAVDELAARSMADALLAQGQSPSGIAKELRRRLGIARNDAYRIAQEAAGE; encoded by the coding sequence CCCGCATCGTGCGCGAAGTGGTCGCCGCCGGCTTCGAGGTGATCCCCATCCCCGGAGCCTCCGCGCTCCTCGCTGCGCTCGTGGCCTCCGGCGTCGAGGCGGACACCTTCACCTTCGTCGGCTTCCCGCCGCGCAAGGGTCCCGAGCGCGCCGAGCTGCTGGAGGAGGTCGCCTCGTCGCGGCGCGCATCGGTGCTCTACGAGTCGCCCAACCGCGTCGCCAAGCTCCTCGCGGACATCGCCGAAGCGGCGGGCGCGGATCGCCGCGTGGCCGTCGCGCGCGAGCTCACCAAGATGCACGAGGAGTTCTTTCGCGGCACCGCCTCCGAAGGCGCCGCGCACTTCTCGGCCGGCGAGGTGCTGGGCGAGATCGTCGTCGTCGTCGCGGGCCGAACCGTCGATGCTCCCGCCGAGGGAGCCGTGGACGAGCTCGCGGCGCGCTCGATGGCGGACGCCCTTCTCGCTCAGGGCCAGTCGCCCAGCGGGATCGCGAAGGAGCTGCGCAGGCGCCTGGGCATCGCCCGCAACGACGCCTACCGCATCGCCCAGGAAGCCGCCGGCGAGTAG